From the Natrarchaeobaculum aegyptiacum genome, one window contains:
- a CDS encoding DUF7126 family protein has product MEAIVAGPDDDGIGEALEAEGIAVARVDGVISRPELEDAGVLETDLYVLTDVGQATTIPIVCDLNAEARTVVYARRTIPDFVKGQLDLAVDPKLVGADVVASELVD; this is encoded by the coding sequence ATGGAGGCAATCGTCGCGGGACCGGACGACGACGGGATCGGTGAAGCGCTCGAGGCCGAGGGGATCGCTGTCGCCCGCGTCGACGGCGTCATCAGCCGCCCGGAACTCGAGGACGCCGGCGTGCTCGAGACGGACCTCTACGTGCTGACCGACGTGGGCCAGGCGACGACGATTCCGATCGTCTGCGACCTGAACGCCGAGGCTCGCACGGTGGTGTACGCCCGACGGACCATCCCGGACTTCGTGAAGGGACAGCTCGATCTGGCGGTCGATCCGAAACTCGTCGGTGCAGACGTCGTCGCGAGCGAACTGGTCGATTGA
- the guaA gene encoding glutamine-hydrolyzing GMP synthase — MVDTETFVPDAVEEIDDEIGDANAVIALSGGVDSSVAAALAYEAIGDRLTPVYVDTGLMRKGETAQIEETFDYMESLRVVDAKDRFLEALAGVTDPEEKRKVIGEQFIREFEREARDADADFLVQGTIYPDRIESEGGIKSHHNVGGLPDVVDFEGIVEPVRDLYKDEVREVARHLGLDEIVAERMPFPGPGLAVRVIGEVTEEKLEVAREACHVVEEELEEYEPWQALAAVIGKATGVKGDNRVHGWVVSVRSVDSRDGMTARAQEIDWETLQRIQSRITGENENVARVVYDVTHKPPATIEYE; from the coding sequence ATGGTAGACACAGAGACGTTCGTACCAGACGCAGTCGAAGAGATCGACGACGAAATCGGCGACGCCAACGCGGTCATCGCCCTCTCGGGCGGCGTCGACTCCTCGGTCGCCGCCGCACTGGCCTACGAGGCCATCGGCGACCGACTCACCCCGGTCTACGTCGACACCGGCCTGATGCGCAAAGGCGAGACCGCCCAGATCGAAGAGACGTTCGACTACATGGAGAGCCTGCGCGTCGTCGACGCGAAAGACCGCTTCCTCGAGGCCCTCGCCGGCGTCACCGATCCCGAAGAGAAGCGGAAGGTGATCGGCGAGCAGTTCATCCGGGAGTTCGAGCGTGAAGCCAGAGACGCCGACGCAGACTTCCTCGTTCAGGGGACGATCTACCCCGACCGGATCGAGTCCGAAGGCGGGATCAAGTCCCACCACAACGTCGGCGGTCTGCCCGACGTGGTCGACTTCGAGGGGATCGTCGAACCAGTCCGCGACCTCTACAAGGACGAGGTCCGCGAGGTCGCCCGCCACCTCGGCCTCGACGAAATCGTCGCCGAGCGGATGCCGTTCCCCGGTCCCGGCCTCGCCGTTCGCGTCATCGGCGAAGTGACCGAGGAGAAACTCGAGGTCGCTCGCGAGGCCTGCCACGTCGTCGAAGAGGAACTCGAGGAGTACGAGCCGTGGCAGGCACTGGCTGCGGTGATCGGCAAGGCCACGGGCGTCAAAGGCGACAACCGGGTCCACGGGTGGGTCGTCTCCGTGCGCTCGGTCGACTCTCGCGACGGGATGACTGCTCGCGCGCAGGAAATCGACTGGGAGACCCTCCAGCGCATCCAGTCACGAATTACCGGCGAGAACGAAAACGTTGCGCGCGTGGTCTACGACGTGACCCACAAACCGCCAGCGACCATCGAGTACGAATAA
- the pyrG gene encoding glutamine hydrolyzing CTP synthase, which produces MPTEADTHYDPDLGNKFIFVTGGVMSGLGKGITAASTGRLLKNAGFDVTAVKIDPYLNVDAGTMNPYQHGEVYVLEDGGEVDLDLGNYERFLDIDMTSDHNITTGKTYQHVIEKERAGDYLGKTVQIIPHVTDDIKRRIREAAEGTDVCIIEVGGTVGDIEGMPYLEALRQFAHEEPEENVLFTHVTLVPYSKNGEQKTKPTQHSVKEVRSIGLQPDVIVGRCEDKLDPETKEKIALFCDIPTEAVFSNPDVPDVYHVPLMVEEEGLDQYVLEHFGLAEEALSPEERTNEWREIVTTEKEGTVDVALVGKYDLEDAYMSIHESLKHAGFEVGVDVNVEWVFADDLAGGHDGQLEGVDGVIVPGGFGMRGTEGKIEAVRYARENDVPFLGLCLGFQMAVVEYARNVLGLEGAHSAEMDEETPHPVIDILPEQYEVENMGGTMRLGEHTTVIEPETLAYDLYENTSCTERHRHRYEVNPEYFEQFEDEPLTFSGTAGNRMEILELEGHPYFLGTQFHPEYTSRPGQPSPPFLGLVEAVLERSELDESGDGPIADADPETEVTH; this is translated from the coding sequence ATGCCGACGGAAGCGGACACCCATTATGACCCCGATCTGGGGAACAAGTTCATCTTCGTCACCGGCGGCGTAATGTCGGGACTCGGGAAGGGGATCACGGCCGCGAGCACCGGTCGACTCCTCAAAAATGCCGGGTTCGACGTTACCGCGGTGAAGATCGACCCGTATCTCAACGTGGACGCGGGGACGATGAATCCCTACCAGCACGGGGAGGTCTACGTTTTAGAGGACGGCGGCGAGGTCGACCTCGACCTGGGGAACTACGAACGGTTCCTCGACATCGACATGACCTCCGATCACAACATCACGACGGGGAAGACCTACCAGCACGTCATCGAGAAAGAACGCGCTGGTGACTACCTCGGGAAGACTGTCCAGATCATCCCGCACGTTACGGACGACATCAAACGGCGGATTCGGGAGGCCGCCGAGGGGACCGACGTCTGTATCATCGAAGTCGGCGGCACCGTCGGGGACATCGAGGGGATGCCCTACCTCGAGGCGCTCCGGCAGTTCGCCCACGAGGAACCCGAGGAAAACGTCCTGTTCACCCACGTCACGCTCGTTCCGTACTCGAAAAACGGCGAGCAGAAGACGAAGCCGACCCAGCACAGCGTCAAGGAGGTTCGATCGATCGGCCTCCAGCCCGACGTCATCGTCGGTCGCTGTGAGGACAAACTCGACCCCGAGACGAAAGAGAAGATCGCCCTGTTCTGTGATATTCCGACCGAGGCGGTCTTCTCGAACCCTGACGTCCCGGACGTCTACCACGTCCCCCTGATGGTCGAAGAGGAGGGACTCGACCAGTACGTCCTCGAGCACTTTGGACTGGCCGAGGAGGCCCTGTCCCCCGAAGAACGGACCAACGAGTGGCGCGAGATCGTCACCACCGAGAAAGAGGGCACCGTCGACGTCGCACTCGTCGGGAAGTACGACCTCGAGGATGCCTACATGTCGATCCACGAGTCGCTCAAGCACGCCGGCTTCGAGGTCGGCGTCGACGTCAACGTCGAGTGGGTCTTCGCCGACGACCTCGCAGGTGGTCACGACGGCCAGCTCGAGGGCGTCGACGGCGTCATCGTCCCCGGCGGCTTCGGCATGCGCGGCACGGAGGGCAAGATCGAGGCCGTCCGCTACGCTCGCGAGAACGACGTCCCCTTCCTCGGGCTCTGTCTGGGCTTCCAGATGGCCGTCGTCGAGTACGCCCGAAACGTCCTCGGGCTCGAGGGTGCTCACTCGGCCGAGATGGACGAGGAGACCCCCCACCCGGTGATCGACATCCTGCCCGAGCAGTACGAAGTCGAGAACATGGGCGGGACGATGCGACTGGGCGAGCACACGACCGTCATCGAACCGGAGACGCTCGCGTACGACCTCTACGAGAACACCTCGTGTACGGAGCGCCACCGCCACCGCTACGAGGTCAACCCCGAGTACTTCGAGCAGTTCGAAGACGAGCCGCTGACGTTCTCCGGCACTGCCGGAAATCGAATGGAAATCCTCGAACTCGAGGGCCACCCCTACTTCCTCGGGACGCAGTTCCACCCCGAGTACACCTCGAGACCGGGCCAGCCCAGCCCGCCGTTCCTGGGGCTGGTCGAGGCCGTCCTCGAGCGATCGGAACTGGACGAATCGGGCGACGGACCGATAGCTGATGCAGATCCAGAAACGGAGGTAACCCACTGA